DNA sequence from the Methylomonas albis genome:
ACATTTAAAACTGCAAGCGCAAGGAACCGCGCATGCCGGGTAAACGGAGCTCGTGCGGATTAGTGCTGATCGGTTTATTGCTGGGCGGCTGCGGACTGCTGCCGGACACCCGCGACACAATGAGTAATTCTGAAAAAGCCAAGCTAAATTTACAGATGGGCGCTCGCTACCTGGATATGGGTATGCTCGAAATAGCCAAGGAAAAGTTGGAAACCGCAGTACGACTGGACTCCAGCAACCCGGAAACGCATAACACGCTGGCGGTATTTTACGAGCGCATCAAGCAGACCGAGGCAGCCAGCGACAGCTATCAAACCGCACTGAGCAAGGACCCGGATAACTTCAGCATCAAGAACAACTATGGCCGTTTCTTATGCGAACAAGGTAAATTCGAGAAAGGCATAGCCTTGCTGCAAGAATCCATGGGCTCGCCAATGAATAGCCGACCCTGGTTTGCGCTGACCAATTTGGGCGTTTGCCATGTAAAGCAAAACGACATGCAGGGTGCCGAAGAGTATTTTCGTCAGGCTCTCCAATCTCAATCCGACTATTCGCCTGCCTTGCAGGAGATGCAACGCATCAGCTATCAGAACGGACAATTCATGTCGGCCAGAGCGTTTCTTGAGCGCTATCTGGGCGTTGCCAAACATACCCCGGAAACGCTGTGGATAGCGTTTCAAACCGAACGGGCGCTGGGTAACAGCAAAATATCGGAAGAATACCGCGAGCAATTGATTAGCTCATTTCCTGCTTCCAAAGAGGCTCAACAAGTAAGAACCGCGATCAGCAAATAATCCGGCAACAAACAAGATCATGGCAAAACAACAACAGGCTATCCAAGCCATCCGCGGCATGCACGACATTCTTCCCGAGCAATCGCCTTATTGGCAATGGCTGGAAGGCCAAGCCAGACAAGTACTAGGCGCCTACGGCTATCAGGAAATCAGACTGCCCATCGTCGAAAAAACCGAGCTGTTCAAACGCTCGATAGGTGAAGTCACCGACATCGTCGAAAAAGAAATGTACACCTTCGACGACCGCAACGGCGACTCGTTAACGCTACGTCCGGAAGGCACCGCCGGTTGTTTGCGCGCCTGCCTGGAACACGGTCTGCTGCATAACCAAACTCACCGGCTATGGTATTACGGCCCGATGTTCCGGCACGAGCGCCCGCAGAAAGGCCGTTACCGGCAGTTCTACCAACTGGGCGTGGAAACCTATGGCATGCCGGGTCCGGATATCGACGCGGAAATCATCGCCCTAACCGACCGGCTCTGGAAGCAATTGGGGATTCGCGATAAAGTCGAGTTGCAAATCAATTCCCTGGGCACCAGCGAAGAACGCCTGGCCTACCGCAGCAAACTGGTCGACTATTTCCAACAGCATTTAGCCGTTCTGGACGAAGACAGTCTGCGCCGTTTGGAAACTAACCCGCTACGCATTCTGGATAGCAAAAACCCCGACATGCAGGCCATGCTGCAACAAGCTCCGGTGTTGCTTGAGCATCTGGGCGCAGAAAGCCTGGCACATTTCAACAGTCTGAAAGCCACGCTGGACGACCTGGGCATCGCCTACCAGTTGAATACCCGATTGGTACGCGGCCTGGATTATTACGGCAAGACCGTATTCGAATGGGTCACCGAGCACTTGGGCTCGCAAGGCACCAT
Encoded proteins:
- the pilW gene encoding type IV pilus biogenesis/stability protein PilW; translated protein: MPGKRSSCGLVLIGLLLGGCGLLPDTRDTMSNSEKAKLNLQMGARYLDMGMLEIAKEKLETAVRLDSSNPETHNTLAVFYERIKQTEAASDSYQTALSKDPDNFSIKNNYGRFLCEQGKFEKGIALLQESMGSPMNSRPWFALTNLGVCHVKQNDMQGAEEYFRQALQSQSDYSPALQEMQRISYQNGQFMSARAFLERYLGVAKHTPETLWIAFQTERALGNSKISEEYREQLISSFPASKEAQQVRTAISK
- the hisS gene encoding histidine--tRNA ligase; translation: MAKQQQAIQAIRGMHDILPEQSPYWQWLEGQARQVLGAYGYQEIRLPIVEKTELFKRSIGEVTDIVEKEMYTFDDRNGDSLTLRPEGTAGCLRACLEHGLLHNQTHRLWYYGPMFRHERPQKGRYRQFYQLGVETYGMPGPDIDAEIIALTDRLWKQLGIRDKVELQINSLGTSEERLAYRSKLVDYFQQHLAVLDEDSLRRLETNPLRILDSKNPDMQAMLQQAPVLLEHLGAESLAHFNSLKATLDDLGIAYQLNTRLVRGLDYYGKTVFEWVTEHLGSQGTICAGGRYDGLIEQLGGKANYAIGFAMGMERILALLELLDNVPVATTTNVYMIRVGSSAEAAGMCLAEQIRDAIPGLKLQVNCGGGSFKSQFKKADKSGAEYAIIIGDDEAQRGEVALKPLRIDAEQSTLNHDQLLQTLQDWRNQ